The Lachnospiraceae bacterium KM106-2 nucleotide sequence GTACTTGTTCACATTCTAATAACGTTAAAGATACGAGGTGAAATTATGTTCGCAGATCGCGCAAAAATATATATACGCTCCGGTAAAGGTGGAGATGGTTGTGTCAGCTTCCGTCGTGAACTATTCGTGGCCGCAGGTGGTCCAGATGGTGGTGACGGCGGACGTGGCGGAGACGTCATCTTCGAAGTTGATCCAGGATTAAATACGTTAACTGACTTTAGACATGTACGTAAATACTGTGCTGAAGATGGTGAGAACGGAAGTAAACGTCGTTGTCATGGCGCAGATGGAAATGATATCATCCTTAAGGTACCTGCTGGTACTGTCGTAAAAGATGCGGCTACAGGAAAAGTCATTACTGATATGTCTCATGAAAACAATCGTGAAGTTCTTCTTCATGGCGGACGTGGCGGTAAAGGAAATCAGCATTATGCAACACCTACAATGCAGGTTCCAAAATATGCTCAGCCAGGTAGAGATGGTCGTGAATTAGAAGTACTTCTTGAATTAAAAGTAATTGCAGATGTTGGTTTAGTTGGTTTCCCTAACGTTGGTAAATCTACCTTCTTAAGCCGTGTAACAAATGCAAAACCAAAGATTGCAAACTATCACTTTACAACATTAAATCCAAACTTAGGTGTTGTTGATATCGATGGCCATAATGGTTTCGTTATCGCAGATATCCCAGGTCTTATTGAAGGTGCTGCAGAAGGTATCGGCCTTGGACATGAATTCTTACGTCATATCGAACGTACGAAAGTAATCATCCATATGGTAGATGCAGCCAGCGTAGAAGGAAGAGATCCACTAGAGGATATCAACGCTATCAATGCAGAATTAGCTGCATA carries:
- a CDS encoding GTP-binding protein Obg, producing the protein MFADRAKIYIRSGKGGDGCVSFRRELFVAAGGPDGGDGGRGGDVIFEVDPGLNTLTDFRHVRKYCAEDGENGSKRRCHGADGNDIILKVPAGTVVKDAATGKVITDMSHENNREVLLHGGRGGKGNQHYATPTMQVPKYAQPGRDGRELEVLLELKVIADVGLVGFPNVGKSTFLSRVTNAKPKIANYHFTTLNPNLGVVDIDGHNGFVIADIPGLIEGAAEGIGLGHEFLRHIERTKVIIHMVDAASVEGRDPLEDINAINAELAAYNEDMLNKPQVIAANKMDVYYGDDENEVINRLREEFGPKGIEVFPISAVSGKGVKELLYKVNELLDGLDNEPVVFEREFFPMEDTFSDEPYTVSKVEDGLFSVEGPRIERMLGYTNLDDEKGFNFFQKFLQDNGILDELEALGIEEGDTVKLYGLEFDYYK